A genomic segment from Mastomys coucha isolate ucsf_1 unplaced genomic scaffold, UCSF_Mcou_1 pScaffold7, whole genome shotgun sequence encodes:
- the LOC116081876 gene encoding cathepsin L1-like, which translates to MTPIFFLATLCLGVVSAAPTHDPSLDAVWEEWKTKHGKTYNTNEEGQKRAVWENNMKMINLHNGDYLKGKHSFSLEMNAFGDLTNTEFRELVTGFQSLGPKETTIFHKPLLGDVPKSVDWREHGYVTPVKDQGHCGACWAFSAVGSLEGQIFRKTGKLVSLSEQNLVDCSWSYGNLGCNGGFMEFAFQYVKENRGLDTRESYEYEAQDGPCRYDPKYSAANVTGFVKVPVSEDALMNAVATVGPVSVGIDTHHHSFRFYSGGMYYEPDCSSTLLDHAVLVVGYGEESDGRKYWLVKNSWGEDWGMDGYIKMAKDQDNNCGIATYAIYPTV; encoded by the exons ATGACTCCAATTTTCTTCCTGGCCACTCTTTGCTTGGGAGTTGTCTCAGCTGCTCCAACACATGATCCCAGTTTGGATGCTGTATGGGAGGAATGGAAGACAAAACATGGGAAAACATACAACACG AATGaagaaggacagaagagagcagTGTGGGAGAACAACATGAAGATGATCAACCTGCACAACGGGGACTACCTGAAGGGGAAGCACAGCTTCAGCTTGGAGATGAACGCCTTTGGTGATTTG ACCAATACAGAATTCAGAGAATTGGTGACTGGCTTTCAAAGCCTGGGACCCAAGGAGACAACCATCTTCCATAAGCCCTTGCTGGGTGATGTCCCCAAGTCTGTGGATTGGAGAGAGCATGGctatgtgactcctgtgaaagacCAG ggtCATTGTGGTGCTTGCTGGGCTTTTAGTGCAGTTGGTTCTTTGGAAGGACAAATATTCCGGAAAACAGGCAAACTGGTCTCTCTGAGTGAACAGAACCTAGTGGATTGCTCCTGGTCCTATGGCAACCTAGGTTGCAATGGTGGCTTTATGGAGTTTGCCTTCCAGTatgtgaaggaaaacagaggCCTGGACACAAGGGAGTCTTATGAATATGAAGCCCAG GATGGACCCTGCAGGTATGATCCTAAGTACTCTGCAGCTAACGTCACAGGCTTTGTGAAAGTCCCAGTGAGCGAAGATGCCCTTATGAATGCTGTGGCCACTGTGGGGCCCGTCTCAGTTGGAATTGACACTCATCACCACTCCTTCAGGTTCTACAGCGGGG GCATGTACTATGAGCCAGACTGTAGCAGCACTCTTCTGGATCACGCTGTCCTGGTGGTTGGCTATGGTGAAGAGTCAGATGGCAGGAAGTACTGGCTGGTCAAGAACAG CTGGGGTGAAGACTGGGGCATGGATGGCTACATAAAGATGGCCAAAGACCAGGACAACAACTGTGGAATTGCTACATATGCCATCTACCCCACCGTGTGA